The following proteins are co-located in the Rhodohalobacter sp. SW132 genome:
- a CDS encoding phytoene desaturase produces the protein MKKNIIVIGSGFGGLATASRLLSKGHNVTLYEKRDKPGGRAYVYEMDGFKFDGGPTVITAPFMFDDIFAEAGKKREDYITFVPCDPFYRIFDHHGKSFDYNNDHEFTLNEIRKRSPEDAIGYEKFLGTTKAIFQKGFVELADTPFLKFTDMLKVAPDLIRLQSYKSVYKYVSQYIEDEFLRRCFSFHPLLVGGNPFDTTSIYAMIHYLEREWGVHYAMGGTGAIVDAMVNLIEEQGGKIHLNSEIDEILVENGKAAGIRLKDGENVKADVVVSNADVAFTYKNLIDKKHRKKYTDRKIERTKYSMSLFVIYFGTKKRYTDSGLAHHNIILGERYKGLLSDIFHKKHLSDDFSLYLHMPTITDPSMAPEGHEGFYVLSPVPHLDSGTDWNEMAPKYRDAIMQFLEENYLPDLQENIVAEHYIDPLHFQDTLNSYKGSAFSVEPLLTQSAWFRPHNRSEDVEDLYFVGAGTHPGAGLPGVLSSAKIAENLIGDA, from the coding sequence ATGAAAAAGAATATTATTGTTATCGGAAGCGGATTTGGCGGACTGGCTACCGCTTCAAGACTACTTTCCAAAGGTCACAACGTAACTCTCTACGAAAAACGTGATAAGCCGGGCGGACGTGCTTACGTCTATGAAATGGATGGATTTAAATTTGATGGCGGTCCAACCGTAATTACCGCTCCATTTATGTTCGATGATATTTTCGCAGAAGCCGGAAAGAAGCGAGAGGATTATATCACGTTTGTTCCCTGTGATCCTTTTTACCGGATATTTGATCACCATGGAAAAAGTTTTGATTACAATAACGATCACGAGTTTACTCTGAACGAGATTCGGAAAAGGAGCCCGGAAGACGCAATTGGTTACGAGAAATTCCTGGGTACCACCAAAGCAATTTTTCAGAAAGGTTTTGTAGAACTTGCAGATACCCCGTTCCTGAAATTTACGGATATGCTTAAAGTGGCACCGGACCTCATCAGGCTGCAGTCATACAAATCGGTCTATAAATACGTCTCTCAGTATATTGAAGATGAATTTCTGAGGCGCTGTTTCTCTTTTCATCCGCTGCTGGTGGGCGGAAATCCATTTGACACCACTTCCATTTATGCGATGATTCACTATCTCGAAAGAGAGTGGGGTGTACACTATGCCATGGGCGGAACAGGTGCTATCGTAGATGCAATGGTGAACCTGATTGAAGAACAAGGGGGAAAAATTCATCTCAATTCAGAAATTGATGAAATCCTGGTTGAAAACGGTAAAGCCGCCGGTATCAGGTTAAAAGATGGTGAAAATGTAAAAGCGGATGTGGTTGTATCTAATGCAGATGTGGCATTTACGTACAAAAACCTGATCGATAAAAAACACCGAAAGAAATATACCGATCGAAAAATAGAACGTACAAAATACAGTATGTCGCTATTTGTGATCTACTTTGGAACCAAGAAACGATACACCGATTCAGGACTGGCTCATCACAACATTATCCTTGGGGAACGCTACAAAGGATTGTTAAGTGATATCTTCCACAAGAAACATCTGTCAGATGATTTTTCTCTCTATCTCCACATGCCTACGATTACCGATCCGTCGATGGCGCCGGAAGGACATGAAGGTTTCTACGTCCTTTCCCCGGTTCCGCACCTCGATAGCGGGACCGATTGGAACGAGATGGCTCCAAAATACCGGGATGCCATAATGCAGTTTCTGGAAGAGAACTACCTGCCGGACCTGCAAGAGAATATCGTTGCGGAACACTACATCGATCCGCTTCACTTCCAGGATACGTTGAACAGCTACAAAGGTTCTGCATTTTCGGTTGAGCCACTGCTTACTCAATCTGCGTGGTTTCGTCCGCATAACCGCAGCGAAGATGTTGAAGATCTCTATTTCGTAGGAGCTGGAACACATCCCGGGGCAGGTCTTCCGGGTGTGCTCTCTTCAGCTAAAATTGCAGAAAATTTGATTGGGGACGCATAA
- the fsa gene encoding fructose-6-phosphate aldolase, with product MKFFIDTADLNEIEEANDLGVLDGVTTNPSLCMKIGVEDFEGHIAKICNIVEGDVSAEVISTEYSEIVEEGRRIADIADNVVVKVPLIKDGIKAIKTFSDEGIKTNCTLCFSASQALIAAKAGATYISPFIGRLDDISTDGMQLIADIRLIFDNYAIETEILAASIRHPMHFLESARMGADVATMPLNVIEQLLKHPLTDSGLERFLADWDKLQESLQK from the coding sequence ATGAAATTTTTTATAGACACAGCCGACCTTAATGAAATCGAGGAAGCCAATGATCTTGGCGTGTTGGATGGTGTGACGACAAATCCAAGCCTCTGCATGAAAATTGGAGTTGAGGATTTTGAAGGGCACATTGCTAAAATCTGTAACATTGTAGAAGGAGATGTTTCAGCAGAAGTGATTTCAACGGAATACAGCGAAATTGTAGAAGAGGGAAGAAGGATTGCTGATATTGCCGACAACGTGGTTGTGAAAGTGCCATTGATCAAAGATGGTATCAAAGCAATTAAAACATTTTCAGATGAGGGAATCAAAACAAACTGCACACTTTGTTTTTCTGCTTCACAGGCGCTGATTGCTGCCAAAGCAGGAGCAACATACATCTCGCCTTTTATTGGTCGTCTCGACGACATCTCAACTGACGGAATGCAGCTTATCGCTGACATTCGGTTGATTTTCGATAATTACGCGATCGAGACTGAAATACTTGCAGCGAGTATTCGTCACCCGATGCACTTCCTTGAGTCTGCACGTATGGGTGCTGACGTTGCAACCATGCCGCTGAACGTGATTGAGCAGTTACTGAAGCATCCATTGACAGACAGCGGCCTGGAACGCTTTCTCGCTGATTGGGATAAACTTCAGGAATCACTTCAGAAGTAA